A single genomic interval of Metasolibacillus fluoroglycofenilyticus harbors:
- a CDS encoding nucleotide pyrophosphohydrolase, with amino-acid sequence MTTEITMQHLQQRVDDYIGQFKEGYFPPFELLARLTEELGELSREVQDVYGQKKKKATEDRGSIEEELGDFFFVLVCFANAQGIKLDEALLRVLHKFETRDKDRWTRKEEQA; translated from the coding sequence ATGACAACAGAAATAACGATGCAGCATTTACAACAACGTGTGGATGATTATATTGGACAGTTCAAGGAAGGCTATTTTCCACCTTTTGAGCTATTAGCACGATTAACGGAAGAGTTAGGCGAATTGTCGCGCGAGGTACAGGATGTGTATGGTCAAAAAAAGAAAAAGGCAACAGAGGATAGAGGGAGCATTGAAGAAGAGCTTGGGGACTTTTTTTTCGTCCTTGTATGCTTTGCTAATGCACAAGGAATCAAGCTCGATGAAGCACTTTTACGCGTTCTCCATAAATTTGAAACACGCGATAAAGATCGATGGACGAGAAAGGAAGAGCAAGCATGA